A DNA window from Acetobacter aceti NBRC 14818 contains the following coding sequences:
- a CDS encoding riboflavin synthase: MFSGIIEHLGTVAAVQAGNASCILDIDTGMTDVILGESIAVNGVCLTATEFNEEGRVRFFVSSESLDRTALGRLKEGSRVNLERAVTPATRLSGHIVQGHVDGIATFCTADLVGDARKLVFAVPEALRRYMVEKGSITLDGISLTLNAVSEPKDGEFTIEVMIIPHTWDHTTLGALSSGDPVNVEVDVIAKYVESVCQYR; this comes from the coding sequence ATGTTTTCAGGAATCATCGAACATCTGGGGACGGTCGCAGCGGTTCAGGCGGGAAACGCGTCCTGTATCCTCGATATCGACACGGGAATGACCGACGTGATCCTTGGCGAGAGCATCGCCGTGAACGGTGTCTGCCTGACGGCGACGGAGTTCAATGAAGAGGGGCGCGTCCGCTTCTTTGTCAGTTCCGAAAGTCTCGATCGCACGGCACTCGGGCGGCTGAAGGAAGGCTCACGGGTCAATCTGGAACGTGCTGTCACACCCGCCACGCGCCTGTCAGGACACATCGTGCAGGGTCATGTGGACGGCATAGCGACCTTCTGCACGGCGGATCTGGTGGGCGATGCCCGGAAGCTGGTTTTCGCAGTGCCCGAAGCATTGCGCCGTTACATGGTCGAGAAGGGATCGATCACGCTGGACGGCATCAGCCTGACGCTGAACGCCGTGAGCGAGCCAAAGGACGGGGAATTCACCATCGAGGTGATGATCATTCCCCACACATGGGACCACACCACGCTTGGCGCGCTTTCATCGGGTGATCCGGTGAATGTCGAGGTCGACGTGATTGCAAAATATGTGGAGAGCGTATGTCAGTATCGATAA
- a CDS encoding bifunctional 3,4-dihydroxy-2-butanone-4-phosphate synthase/GTP cyclohydrolase II, translating into MPLSLLRAVEAIREGRMVIMVDDEDRENEGDLVMAAEFMTPKAMNFMVTHGRGLVCLPLTPERVEQLALPMMVKVNNAPRSTAFTVSIEANEGVTTGISAHDRARTVLAAVAPDAKPTDLVSPGHIFPLRAAPGGVLERDGHTEGSIDIARLAGCAPAAVICEILSEDGTMARRPELEVFGRKHDLPIVSIAELTAWVRQHGTSPVLSENVDVDPVSASVVAELAEARLPTVYGGEDLMIHAFRDAEGVEHVALVKGDPAAKGAVPLVRMHSECVTGDALGSMRCDCGNQLQKALREIGQAESGVLLYVRGHEGRGIGLGNKIRAYALQDRGMDTIDANHELGFETDQRDWAAASAILRDLGVTTLDLLTNNPSKVKALEDRGFTVRKRIGLEVTPNPFNRAYLDAKRKRMGHALQAESVPAPAVVR; encoded by the coding sequence ATGCCTCTCTCGCTGTTGCGGGCGGTCGAGGCAATCCGTGAGGGTCGCATGGTCATCATGGTCGATGATGAAGACCGTGAGAACGAAGGCGATCTCGTCATGGCCGCCGAGTTCATGACGCCAAAGGCGATGAACTTCATGGTGACGCACGGGCGTGGCCTTGTCTGCCTGCCGCTCACGCCGGAACGTGTCGAGCAGCTTGCCCTGCCGATGATGGTGAAGGTCAACAACGCTCCGCGCAGCACGGCTTTCACGGTGTCCATCGAGGCCAATGAAGGTGTGACGACCGGTATTTCCGCCCATGACCGCGCCCGCACGGTGCTGGCCGCCGTTGCACCGGATGCGAAACCGACAGACCTCGTTTCGCCAGGGCATATTTTCCCACTGCGCGCAGCACCGGGCGGCGTGCTGGAGCGTGACGGTCATACGGAAGGCTCCATCGACATTGCCCGTCTGGCGGGTTGCGCTCCTGCTGCCGTAATTTGCGAAATCCTGAGTGAAGACGGCACAATGGCGCGTCGGCCGGAGCTGGAAGTGTTTGGGCGCAAGCATGATCTGCCGATCGTCTCCATTGCCGAACTGACGGCATGGGTGCGCCAGCATGGAACGTCGCCCGTCCTGAGTGAGAATGTGGATGTCGATCCGGTGTCCGCCTCTGTCGTGGCGGAACTGGCTGAGGCGCGTCTGCCGACGGTGTATGGTGGCGAGGATCTGATGATCCACGCTTTCCGCGATGCCGAAGGCGTCGAGCATGTGGCGCTGGTCAAAGGTGATCCGGCGGCGAAGGGTGCTGTGCCGCTCGTGCGGATGCACTCCGAATGCGTGACGGGCGATGCGCTCGGTTCGATGCGGTGTGACTGCGGTAACCAGCTTCAGAAGGCGCTGCGTGAAATCGGACAGGCGGAGAGTGGTGTGCTGCTTTACGTCCGTGGGCACGAGGGGCGCGGCATCGGTCTGGGCAACAAGATCCGGGCTTACGCCTTGCAGGATCGCGGCATGGATACGATCGACGCCAACCACGAACTCGGTTTCGAGACCGATCAGCGTGACTGGGCTGCGGCGTCGGCTATTCTGCGTGATCTGGGTGTGACGACGCTGGATCTGCTGACCAACAACCCTTCCAAGGTCAAGGCGCTGGAAGATCGTGGTTTTACCGTGCGCAAGCGCATCGGGCTGGAAGTGACGCCCAATCCGTTCAACCGCGCCTATCTCGACGCCAAGCGGAAACGCATGGGCCATGCCCTGCAGGCGGAATCCGTTCCTGCACCGGCTGTCGTTCGCTGA
- the ribH gene encoding 6,7-dimethyl-8-ribityllumazine synthase: MSTRSPESMPSLHLIPAPRLALVVSRFNEDVTGGLRNGSIEWLGEHGISVADEDVFLAPGAFELPLLAQTLAKTGKYEGVICLGCVIKGDTAHFEFISLGATVGIQQASLATETPIAFGILTTYTEVQAVSRSRADEHNKGREAAAACVESIALLRRIKG; the protein is encoded by the coding sequence ATGAGCACACGTTCTCCTGAATCCATGCCTTCCCTTCACCTGATACCGGCTCCGCGTCTGGCGCTGGTTGTAAGCCGTTTCAATGAGGACGTGACAGGCGGTCTGCGCAACGGTTCCATCGAGTGGCTGGGCGAGCATGGCATTTCAGTTGCGGATGAGGATGTGTTTCTCGCGCCGGGCGCGTTCGAGCTGCCGCTGCTGGCCCAGACTCTGGCGAAGACCGGTAAATATGAAGGCGTGATCTGCCTCGGTTGCGTCATCAAGGGTGACACGGCGCATTTCGAGTTCATCAGCCTTGGCGCGACGGTCGGTATCCAGCAGGCTTCGCTGGCGACGGAAACGCCAATCGCGTTCGGTATCCTCACGACCTACACCGAGGTTCAGGCTGTGTCCCGTTCGCGTGCGGATGAGCACAACAAGGGGCGTGAAGCTGCTGCTGCCTGTGTTGAATCGATTGCACTGCTGCGTCGTATCAAGGGCTGA
- the gyrA gene encoding DNA gyrase subunit A: MTENSDLPASPSDLVPVAIEEEMRSSYLAYAMSVIVSRALPDVRDGLKPVHRRILYAMRESGFTADKPYRKSARAVGDVMGKYHPHGDSSIYDAMVRMAQHWSMRVKLIDGQGNFGSVDGDSPAAMRYTEARLAKSASFLLDDIDRDTVDFQPNYDESENEPTVLPASFPNLLVNGATGIAVGMATNIPTHNPGEVIDATLAMIANPDITLEELMEIIPGPDFPTGGIILGRAGIRSAFATGRGSVVVRAKADFEEIRKDRKAIIITEIPYQVNKATLQEKIAELVRDKTSDRHIEGISDIRDESDRSGMRVVIELKRDATPEVVLNQLYRFTQLQSSFGVNMLALNGGQPQLMGLREVLSAFIAFREEVIMRRARFDLNKARDRGHILVGLVIAVANIDEVIRIIRAAPDAVTAREQLMAAEWNAADVEPLLALIHDEGNVVVDGKVRLTEAQARGILELRLQRLTGLEREKIQNELSEVAVKINELLEIIGSHIRRMEVMREELLLARAEIATPRATEIADYAGDQDDESLIEPGLMVVTITRDGFIKRTPLEVFRAQNRGGRGRTAAGRRGDDIVVRSFNAHTHQWVLFFSSGGKAYREKVWRLPEASPTAKGRALVNLLPDLGGDEITAVLPLPQDEELWEALHLVFATASGGVRRNRLSDFQNIRSSGLIAMKLDEGDRLIGVATCREGQDVFLATRKARCIRFQITDETLRVFAGRGSTGVRGIRLAEGDEVISLCVLNHVEATVEERQLYLRAANAKRRAENATDEADAEEAGVEAEEAVLAEDSALSPERFTELEAAEEILLTVSDGGFGRRSSAYDYRVSGRGGQGIANMTFSSNKRGSEVVATLPVLPGIDVMLVTDAGRLIRVPVDQVRVMSRQASGVTLLRLDGTEAVTSVFPVLEDDSSDGDDDAGADGESASNEG; this comes from the coding sequence TTGACCGAGAACTCAGACCTGCCCGCTTCGCCCTCCGACCTCGTTCCGGTTGCAATCGAGGAGGAGATGCGCTCCTCCTACCTTGCCTATGCGATGTCCGTTATCGTCAGCCGTGCCCTGCCGGATGTGCGGGACGGGCTGAAACCTGTTCACCGCCGTATCCTTTACGCCATGCGCGAGAGCGGGTTCACGGCGGACAAGCCCTACCGTAAATCGGCCCGTGCGGTCGGTGACGTGATGGGTAAATATCACCCGCACGGCGATTCCTCGATCTATGACGCCATGGTCCGCATGGCGCAGCACTGGTCGATGCGCGTGAAGCTGATCGACGGCCAAGGTAACTTCGGCTCGGTCGATGGCGATAGCCCGGCCGCCATGCGTTACACCGAAGCCCGTCTGGCAAAATCTGCTTCATTCCTGCTCGATGACATCGACCGCGACACGGTCGACTTCCAGCCGAACTACGATGAGAGCGAGAACGAGCCGACCGTTCTCCCGGCTTCCTTCCCGAACCTGCTGGTCAATGGCGCAACCGGCATCGCCGTCGGTATGGCGACCAACATCCCGACGCATAATCCGGGCGAGGTGATCGATGCTACGCTGGCGATGATCGCCAATCCGGATATCACGCTCGAAGAGCTGATGGAGATCATCCCCGGCCCGGATTTCCCGACTGGCGGCATTATTCTCGGGCGCGCGGGCATCCGTTCGGCGTTCGCCACGGGTCGTGGTTCGGTTGTCGTGCGAGCGAAGGCGGACTTCGAAGAGATCCGCAAGGATCGCAAGGCGATCATCATCACCGAGATCCCGTATCAGGTGAACAAGGCGACGCTTCAGGAGAAGATCGCCGAGCTGGTGCGGGACAAGACCAGCGACCGTCATATCGAAGGCATCTCGGACATCCGTGACGAATCGGATCGTTCCGGCATGCGCGTGGTGATCGAGCTCAAGCGTGACGCCACACCGGAAGTCGTGCTGAACCAGCTTTACCGCTTCACGCAGCTTCAGAGCTCCTTCGGCGTCAATATGCTGGCCCTGAATGGCGGTCAGCCGCAGCTCATGGGTCTGCGTGAGGTGCTGTCGGCCTTTATCGCTTTCCGTGAGGAAGTGATCATGCGCCGCGCCCGGTTCGACCTGAACAAGGCGCGTGATCGTGGTCATATCCTCGTCGGTCTGGTGATCGCCGTCGCTAACATCGACGAGGTCATCCGCATCATCCGTGCGGCTCCGGACGCTGTCACCGCCCGTGAACAGCTGATGGCCGCCGAATGGAATGCCGCCGACGTCGAGCCGCTGCTGGCGCTGATTCATGACGAGGGCAATGTCGTCGTCGATGGTAAGGTCCGCCTGACCGAAGCGCAGGCACGCGGTATTCTGGAACTGCGTCTCCAGCGCCTGACCGGCCTTGAGCGTGAGAAGATCCAGAACGAGCTGTCCGAAGTGGCGGTGAAGATCAACGAGCTTCTGGAGATCATCGGCAGCCATATCCGCCGCATGGAAGTCATGCGCGAGGAACTGCTGCTGGCGCGCGCCGAAATCGCCACGCCACGCGCAACCGAAATCGCGGACTATGCCGGGGATCAGGACGATGAAAGCCTGATCGAGCCGGGGCTGATGGTTGTGACCATCACCCGTGACGGCTTCATCAAGCGTACGCCGTTGGAAGTGTTCCGCGCCCAGAACCGTGGTGGCCGTGGCCGGACCGCCGCCGGACGTCGTGGCGACGATATCGTCGTCCGTTCATTCAACGCGCATACGCATCAGTGGGTGCTGTTCTTCTCCTCCGGCGGCAAGGCTTACCGCGAGAAGGTCTGGCGTCTGCCGGAAGCCAGCCCGACCGCGAAGGGCAGGGCGCTGGTCAATCTGCTGCCGGATCTCGGCGGCGACGAGATCACAGCCGTTCTGCCGCTGCCGCAGGACGAGGAACTGTGGGAAGCGCTCCACCTTGTGTTCGCCACGGCGAGCGGCGGTGTGCGGCGTAACCGTCTCAGCGACTTCCAGAACATCCGCTCGTCTGGCCTGATCGCCATGAAGCTGGATGAGGGCGACCGCCTGATCGGTGTGGCGACCTGCCGTGAAGGTCAGGACGTGTTCCTCGCCACCCGCAAGGCACGCTGCATCCGCTTCCAGATCACCGACGAGACGCTGCGTGTGTTCGCAGGCCGTGGCTCGACCGGTGTGCGCGGCATCCGTCTGGCGGAAGGTGACGAGGTCATCAGTCTCTGCGTGCTCAACCATGTTGAGGCTACGGTTGAAGAGCGGCAGCTTTATCTGCGCGCCGCCAATGCCAAACGTCGTGCGGAAAACGCGACAGACGAGGCTGACGCCGAGGAAGCCGGCGTCGAGGCGGAAGAAGCCGTGCTTGCAGAAGACTCGGCGCTGTCCCCCGAGCGCTTCACCGAACTGGAAGCGGCTGAGGAAATCCTCCTGACCGTAAGTGACGGTGGCTTCGGGCGTCGTTCATCCGCCTATGATTATCGTGTCAGTGGACGTGGCGGTCAGGGCATCGCCAACATGACGTTCTCCTCCAACAAGCGCGGCTCCGAAGTGGTGGCCACACTCCCCGTGCTTCCGGGCATCGATGTGATGCTTGTGACTGATGCCGGTCGTTTGATTCGCGTTCCGGTCGATCAGGTGCGAGTCATGTCGCGTCAGGCCAGTGGCGTCACGCTGCTGCGTCTGGACGGCACGGAAGCGGTGACCAGCGTGTTCCCCGTTCTGGAAGATGACTCTTCCGACGGCGATGACGATGCTGGCGCGGATGGAGAAAGCGCGAGTAATGAAGGCTGA
- the coaD gene encoding pantetheine-phosphate adenylyltransferase, whose product MKADRPARVGFYPGTFDPVTFGHLDVIERAARLVDRLVIGVAVNAGKNPLLSIEERVASIEEAVPPLAERSDCEIVVMPFNELLVDAVRRTGASIIVRGLRLLVDFDYEAQMLGANRRLAPEIETIFLMASERTQFISSRMVREIAHYGGDIREFTPPGAAARVTARLGR is encoded by the coding sequence ATGAAGGCTGACAGACCCGCACGGGTCGGATTCTATCCGGGCACGTTTGATCCTGTGACATTCGGGCATCTGGATGTCATCGAGAGAGCGGCCCGGCTGGTTGACCGGCTGGTGATCGGCGTCGCAGTAAATGCGGGTAAAAACCCGCTCCTGTCCATTGAAGAGCGCGTGGCGTCCATAGAGGAAGCGGTGCCACCGTTGGCGGAGCGATCCGACTGCGAGATTGTGGTCATGCCGTTCAATGAGCTTCTGGTCGATGCGGTCAGGCGCACGGGGGCGAGCATCATCGTGCGGGGGCTGCGGCTTCTGGTAGATTTTGACTATGAGGCGCAGATGCTGGGCGCCAACCGTCGCCTTGCCCCGGAAATCGAGACGATTTTCCTGATGGCGTCTGAACGGACCCAGTTCATTTCCTCGCGGATGGTGCGGGAAATCGCCCATTATGGCGGGGATATCAGGGAATTCACCCCGCCGGGAGCCGCTGCAAGGGTGACTGCACGTCTGGGGCGTTAA
- a CDS encoding peptidylprolyl isomerase, which translates to MTDKNDILNMDLESGRVVIRLRPDLAPLAAERMRTLAAEGFYDNTPFHRVIEGFMAQGGDPTGTGTSGSKLPDLKAEFTRAAKFERGTIGMARTMNPDSANSQFFIMFEPSPHLDGQYTIVGEVIEGMDLVDKIKRGSGAGGTVKDPDKILKMRPASAEA; encoded by the coding sequence ATGACTGACAAAAACGATATTCTGAACATGGATCTGGAAAGCGGGCGCGTTGTGATCCGCCTGCGTCCGGATCTCGCGCCTCTGGCAGCCGAGCGGATGCGCACGCTGGCCGCCGAGGGCTTCTATGACAACACGCCGTTCCACCGCGTGATCGAAGGCTTCATGGCGCAGGGTGGCGATCCGACCGGCACCGGCACCAGCGGCAGCAAGCTGCCCGACCTGAAGGCCGAGTTCACCCGTGCGGCGAAGTTCGAGCGTGGCACGATCGGCATGGCGCGCACGATGAACCCGGACAGCGCCAACAGCCAGTTCTTCATCATGTTCGAGCCTTCCCCGCATCTGGATGGCCAGTACACCATCGTCGGTGAAGTGATCGAGGGCATGGATCTGGTCGACAAGATCAAGCGCGGCTCTGGCGCAGGCGGCACCGTCAAGGATCCGGACAAGATTCTGAAGATGCGTCCGGCTTCTGCTGAAGCCTGA
- a CDS encoding flagellar basal body-associated FliL family protein, whose protein sequence is MAEEAETADAEVSPPKKSKKKLVMLAGALLGVTLLGGGGWYYKQHAAQAVKKDVPVVQEEPFLVDIPTVISNLESSSGRPVFVKLTAKLQVRGATQQQVMAQMPEVQNIFQSYLHESSQADLNGNGIYRLREALLARIAVQIAPIEVRDVLFTEFLIQ, encoded by the coding sequence ATGGCGGAAGAAGCTGAGACGGCTGATGCTGAGGTATCGCCTCCCAAAAAGAGTAAAAAGAAGCTGGTGATGCTTGCTGGAGCATTGCTGGGCGTTACGCTGCTTGGTGGGGGCGGATGGTATTATAAACAACACGCTGCGCAGGCGGTGAAAAAAGACGTGCCAGTCGTGCAGGAGGAGCCGTTTCTCGTCGATATTCCGACGGTGATCTCCAACCTCGAAAGTTCATCGGGGCGACCGGTTTTCGTGAAGCTCACGGCGAAATTGCAGGTAAGGGGCGCAACCCAGCAGCAGGTCATGGCGCAGATGCCGGAGGTGCAGAATATCTTTCAGTCCTATCTGCATGAAAGTTCTCAGGCGGACCTGAACGGCAATGGAATCTATCGTCTGCGTGAGGCGCTGCTGGCCCGCATTGCCGTACAGATTGCTCCGATTGAGGTGAGAGACGTTCTCTTCACGGAGTTTCTGATTCAATGA
- the fliM gene encoding flagellar motor switch protein FliM, which translates to MSGAEDTVNASIPRPEPTAALNELGRGEDVAASAENEAGQDGEEEDAFERPLDQSEIDDLLGSVLMSDESAEPVSGLERIIGAGLVAYERLPMLEVVFDRLMRIVSTSLRSFTNDNVEVSLDGISSLRFGDYLNSARTSSIFAVFKAEEWENYGLMVIDSSLTYSMVDVLLGGARNPRPLNVEGRAHTTIERALVEKMVRIVLSDLSIGFDPICAVNFKFERLEVSARFATICRTSNAVFMARMRVEMDDRGGNIDVILPYATLEPVRELLVQQFMGEKFGRDPVWEANLIDHLQDTDIVLDAVLSEQTMKFSEVSDLKPGSVLILEQEVGAPIDLRCGSVSLFMGKSGRKKEQMAVKIEDDLLVARTMFQSPDGVYS; encoded by the coding sequence ATGAGTGGAGCAGAGGACACAGTCAACGCGTCCATCCCGCGTCCCGAGCCGACCGCAGCCCTGAATGAGCTTGGTCGGGGAGAGGACGTCGCGGCCTCGGCAGAGAATGAAGCCGGGCAGGATGGCGAAGAGGAAGACGCTTTTGAGCGTCCTCTGGACCAGTCTGAAATTGATGATCTTCTTGGCAGTGTCCTCATGTCAGATGAGAGCGCTGAGCCGGTCAGCGGTCTTGAGCGGATCATCGGTGCGGGGCTGGTGGCCTATGAACGCCTGCCGATGCTGGAGGTGGTCTTTGACCGCCTCATGCGGATTGTGTCCACATCACTGAGAAGTTTCACGAACGATAACGTGGAAGTCTCTCTTGATGGGATCAGTTCACTACGGTTTGGAGATTATCTGAATTCGGCGAGGACCTCCTCTATTTTTGCGGTCTTCAAGGCGGAAGAGTGGGAGAATTACGGATTGATGGTGATTGATTCATCATTGACCTACTCCATGGTGGATGTGCTTCTGGGAGGTGCGAGGAATCCCCGGCCACTGAATGTCGAAGGGCGTGCGCACACCACGATTGAACGTGCTCTCGTTGAGAAGATGGTTCGTATCGTCCTCTCAGACCTGAGCATAGGATTTGATCCGATCTGTGCCGTCAATTTCAAGTTTGAACGGCTTGAAGTGAGTGCGCGGTTCGCAACGATCTGCCGTACGTCAAACGCTGTTTTCATGGCGCGCATGCGGGTGGAAATGGATGATCGGGGCGGAAATATCGATGTCATTCTGCCGTATGCCACGCTGGAACCGGTGCGTGAGCTTCTGGTGCAGCAGTTCATGGGAGAAAAGTTCGGCAGGGATCCGGTGTGGGAGGCCAACCTTATTGATCACCTGCAGGACACGGATATCGTTCTCGATGCGGTTCTCTCTGAACAGACCATGAAATTTTCTGAAGTCTCTGATCTGAAGCCGGGATCTGTTCTGATCCTGGAGCAGGAAGTTGGAGCACCCATTGATCTTCGGTGCGGTTCTGTTTCGCTTTTTATGGGAAAATCGGGACGGAAAAAGGAACAGATGGCCGTAAAAATTGAAGACGACCTTCTGGTTGCCCGCACAATGTTTCAGTCCCCGGATGGGGTGTACTCCTGA
- a CDS encoding DUF6468 domain-containing protein → MTASEYIIEIALCILLGFGIFYSIHLGRALAILRRDRRELADLVARLDESGRRAEDGVEKLQTAGEVSGRSLGRMIDQSRMLQGELEALSTRADLIAGRLETLVRENKFPEKQKTVEEAMDPVLAQPPAQVPGTSPELVTGADRGGLPSLPTSPNPGVRPYEQRLRQRTAAEQDLIRALRMS, encoded by the coding sequence ATGACTGCATCTGAATATATTATTGAAATAGCACTTTGTATTCTTCTTGGTTTTGGAATTTTCTATAGTATTCATCTTGGGCGGGCTCTTGCCATATTGCGCAGGGATCGTCGGGAGCTGGCCGATCTGGTGGCGCGTCTTGATGAGAGCGGTCGACGCGCTGAAGATGGTGTGGAGAAGTTGCAAACAGCCGGAGAAGTCAGCGGTCGCTCCCTCGGGCGCATGATTGACCAATCCAGAATGTTGCAGGGTGAACTTGAAGCTCTTTCGACAAGAGCGGACTTGATTGCCGGACGTCTTGAAACGCTGGTTCGTGAAAACAAGTTTCCTGAAAAGCAAAAAACTGTTGAGGAAGCGATGGATCCCGTCTTGGCGCAACCTCCTGCTCAGGTCCCTGGGACATCGCCCGAGCTGGTGACGGGTGCTGATCGGGGAGGATTGCCTTCTCTGCCGACCAGTCCCAACCCGGGTGTTCGTCCTTATGAACAAAGACTGCGCCAGCGGACGGCAGCCGAGCAGGATTTGATCCGAGCGTTACGGATGAGCTAG
- a CDS encoding MotE family protein, which translates to MPKLPFSRIFQLSSCLMGGLLSLKLYLLTSSLLFANTPDGAAAISAQGKSQTAGLTDAQSSTGGGTAPAPEDQVSANAGTGKAQAVKSPCSEGMTCIGQQDKPELDVDHSADEARTGLLQDLAGRTKQLDQESQNLEELKRSIDASQAILEQRMQKYSEQQAVVKNQAKQKQQLSDADVDRLVKIYEAMAPRDAASIFNVLDFQVVVPVMTKMNPRKASAILAGMVPERAMMATQLLAGVPRRTPVVRIGTNG; encoded by the coding sequence ATGCCGAAACTGCCTTTTTCCCGTATTTTTCAGCTTTCATCCTGCCTGATGGGCGGCTTGCTGTCACTGAAGCTGTATCTTCTGACCAGTTCACTCCTGTTCGCCAATACGCCTGACGGGGCGGCGGCGATCTCTGCGCAGGGAAAAAGCCAGACTGCTGGACTTACTGATGCCCAGTCTTCAACTGGTGGAGGTACGGCTCCTGCACCTGAAGATCAGGTTTCTGCAAATGCAGGAACCGGCAAAGCTCAGGCCGTGAAGTCGCCCTGTTCGGAAGGAATGACCTGTATAGGTCAGCAGGACAAGCCCGAACTGGATGTGGATCATAGTGCTGATGAAGCGCGGACGGGCCTGTTGCAGGATCTGGCCGGGCGTACGAAGCAGCTTGATCAGGAGAGCCAGAACCTTGAGGAATTAAAAAGAAGCATTGATGCATCCCAGGCTATTCTGGAGCAGCGGATGCAGAAATATTCAGAACAACAGGCCGTCGTGAAGAATCAGGCAAAACAGAAGCAACAATTAAGCGATGCCGATGTTGATCGTCTGGTGAAAATTTATGAGGCAATGGCTCCACGTGACGCCGCATCCATTTTCAATGTACTTGATTTTCAAGTAGTGGTACCGGTGATGACAAAAATGAACCCGAGAAAGGCTTCTGCGATTCTAGCAGGGATGGTGCCTGAACGGGCGATGATGGCTACCCAGTTGCTTGCCGGTGTGCCGCGCAGGACTCCTGTGGTTCGTATTGGAACAAACGGCTAG